From Megalobrama amblycephala isolate DHTTF-2021 linkage group LG8, ASM1881202v1, whole genome shotgun sequence, the proteins below share one genomic window:
- the LOC125273502 gene encoding uncharacterized protein LOC125273502 — protein sequence MTDQESKLCTPVRETEVLKTAQNKDTDDEIEDESEVVKTDEVRRSVRERIPTERMLSYQKEESQKAERKLMQAYEKWKAEARKARGQLKTDISDTQLATLIDTLERERDGVMNAYMKVRSYVTPSTDTRRRIDACDAVTKDIVKIAYERISGVDGDFDGERVRERLRELLDRDYARSVYGSTVSRVSSKPSTPISQPSLNSILMAKRIEAAAELAAKEAEYATILEEKEQRERIQLLEERQRRELDAQKSEFERLQAVKEVRAARARLEVYDKEETIHSANHNDGLQRPVSIPTQEPVHSSSNKPTLNEKASSLPPNADVSYLVQAVQDSITLNRLPMPEPTVFSGDPIHFIEWKASFQSLIDKRHISSADKLYYLKKYVTGSARKTLEGIFYRNDEEAYTDAWKRLQDRYGQPFIIQRTFREKLANWPRIQPKDAEGLRNFSDFLNACKDAIPHVKGLEILNDCEENRKLVNKLPDWAAARWNRQATQMLSETQDFPTFCDFANFMSVEAEVACNPVTSFYALHASEANKEKHNLKVGKNKANVFHTKLVTQHDNPKPTSKVSKPCLFCQSSEHQIHNCSKFFAKSLEERRKFIKDTKLCYGCLKLGHSARDCRSRHSCDTCKGRHPTCLHDDSFIRKVKSSSVQSPENAHERVVTASLSVESGCTSVNTSMIVPVWLSSQNDPVSEKLVYALLDTQSDTVFIEYAVSQGLKVDSCPVTLKLTTMIGKDSLISSERVSGLRVRGFNSPIVLELPPAYTKECIPVDRAHIPTSETARCWKHLAPLTDIIPPLQDCEVGLLIGYNCSRALAPREVILGADNEPYAVRTDLGWSIVGPSSTHHETQSVSICHRVSIKEIPSVTPADVIKVLESDFKSTEENTRVVSQEDIMFLNKLEEKIRMNKDSHLEMPLPFKKRPCLPDNEPLAVIRLQHLKSKLMKDQEYREHYVKFMEEVIGNGEAERVIDEGRKGEKWYIPHHGVYHSKKPGKLRVVFDCSARYKGTSLNDHLLTGPDLMNSLTGILLRFRQYPVALMCDIERMFHQFHVDKADRDYLRFLWWRNGDFDSQPQTFRMRVHLFGASSSPGCANYGLKHLAREGEHLYPLGSQFIMRDFYMDDGVSSTESAEKAIQLAQEARQLCALGGLRLHKFVSNDRAVLESMPPSECAVDVTAVNLSLTDQPLERALGIYWHLEQDNFRFRVNLKDQPATRRGILSTVASLFDPLGFLAPFLLKGKAVLQEMCRNGMGWDDPLPDGLQPRWEQWKADLVNLDKIEVPRCIVPAGFGRITTREIHHFSDASTRGYGQCSYLRLENEQGDIHCSLLMAKSRVAPLKVTTIPRLELTAAVVSVAVNDMLKEEMNLADAEAYFWTDSQVVLGYINNEARRFHTFVANRVQRIHRSTTPEQWRYISSDENPADYASRGMSVNDLVTSSWFRGPNVLWERQIPPPVDVNTQLPIGDPEVKKAQSLNTQTVQYSCLSNRLIKLSSWSKVIQAVARLIRRVRKDKSSDHSTVAERENAKCIIIKDLQNQMYAEEIALLRKGKQLPHSNRLYNLDAFVDHDGLLKVGGRLCNASLSNSVKHPVIIPKEHHLTKLLIADCHEKTEHQGKGLTINEIRSRGFWITGVNRTVASFVRQCVRCRKLRRPTEEQKMANLPSERIDPSPPFTYCGMDVFGPFNTRQGRKSFKRYGLLFTCFCCRAIHIEMLDDMSTDTFINGLRCFIAIRGSVRQIRCDQGSNFIGAKNEFAKAMKEIDTNRLVTFLAEKQCDFVFNAPHSSHTGGVWERQIRTVRNVLHSILSLSSGRLDDSSLRTFFYEAMAIVNSRPLTVDNLNDPKSPEPLTPNHLLTLKTTQALPPPGKFVREDIYARKRWRHVQYLAEQFWGRWQKEYVSNIATRQCWLTPRRNMQVGDIVLEKADDLPRNEWRLAEVIETVVDKDGLVRRVKIRFGDRKLGKDGKRLHKPSIVERPVQKLVLLLEAA from the coding sequence ATGACAGACCAGGAATCCAAGTTGTGCACTCCTGTGAGAGAAACTGAAGTATTAAAAACTGCACAAAACAAAGATACAGATGATGAGATAGAAGATGAATCTGAAGTTGTAAAGACAGATGAAGTACGTCGTTCTGTCCGTGAACGAATTCCAACAGAAAGGATGCTCTCATATCAAAAGGAGGAGTCACAAAAGGCAGAGAGAAAGCTTATGCAGGCATATGAAAAATGGAAAGCTGAGGCGCGAAAGGCAAGAGGGCAGCTGAAAACAGACATTTCAGACACTCAACTAGCAACACTTATAGACACATTGGAAAGGGAAAGAGACGGTGTGATGAATGCATACATGAAAGTTCGAAGTTATGTTACTCCATCTACTGATACAAGAAGGCGAATTGATGCATGCGATGCTGTGACAAAAGACATCGTTAAGATTGCTTATGAGAGGATTTCAGGTGTTGATGGGGACTTCGACGGTGAAAGAGTAAGAGAGCGTCTTCGTGAATTGCTTGATAGAGATTATGCTCGCTCTGTCTACGGTTCTACGGTCTCACGTGTCAGCTCCAAGCCAAGTACGCCCATAAGTCAACCTTCACTGAACTCCATCCTGATGGCCAAACGAATAGAGGCAGCAGCAGAGCTTGCAGCTAAGGAAGCAGAATATGCAACGATACTGGAGGAAAAGGAACAAAGGGAAAGAATACAACTTCTAGAAGAAAGGCAAAGGAGAGAACTTGATGCTCAAAAGAGTGAGTTTGAAAGACTACAAGCAGTAAAGGAGGTAAGAGCAGCAAGAGCAAGACTAGAAGTGTATGACAAGGAAGAAACCATTCACTCTGCTAACCATAACGATGGGCTGCAGCGACCTGTAAGCATTCCCACACAAGAACCTGTGCATTCATCCTCGAATAAGCCAACACTCAATGAAAAAGCATCATCACTACCTCCCAATGCTGATGTGTCTTACCTCGTGCAGGCTGTCCAAGACAGTATAACTCTGAACAGGCTTCCTATGCCAGAGCCTACAGTCTTCAGTGGTGACCCCATTCACTTTATTGAGTGGAAAGCTTCATTCCAATCACTCATTGACAAAAGACATATCTCCTCAGCAGATAAGTTATACTACTTGAAGAAGTATGTCACTGGTTCTGCTCGGAAAACTCTAGAAGGCATCTTTTACAGAAACGATGAAGAAGCTTACACCGATGCATGGAAAAGACTTCAAGATCGCTATGGACAGCCATTCATTATACAAAGAACATTCAGAGAGAAGCTCGCAAACTGGCCCAGAATCCAGCCCAAGGACGCTGAAGGACTCCGAAATTTCTCAGATTTCCTGAATGCATGTAAAGACGCTATACCTCATGTTAAGGGACTGGAAATACTGAATGACTGCGAGGAAAATAGGAAACTTGTAAACAAACTTCCTGACTGGGCGGCTGCCCGTTGGAATCGTCAAGCTACGCAAATGCTGAGTGAGACTCAAGATTTCCCAACTTTCTGCGATTTTGCTAACTTCATGTCAGTTGAGGCCGAGGTAGCCTGCAATCCAGTCACTTCCTTCTATGCTCTTCATGCTTCTGAAGCTAATAAGGAGAAACATAACCTCAAGGTTGGTAAGAACAAAGCCAATGTCTTCCACACAAAGTTAGTCACACAGCATGATAATCCGAAGCCCACTAGTAAAGTCTCTAAACCATGTCTGTTCTGTCAAAGCAGTGAACATCAAATTCATAATTGTTCTAAGTTCTTTGCAAAGTCTCTTGAAGAACGGAGAAAGTTTATAAAGGATACTAAGCTGTGCTACGGATGTTTAAAGCTCGGTCACAGTGCCAGAGACTGTCGTTCCAGACATAGCTGTGATACCTGCAAGGGAAGACATCCTACCTGCTTACATGATGACAGCTTCATTAGAAAGGTGAAGTCCTCCTCTGTTCAAAGCCCAGAGAATGCTCATGAGAGGGTCGTGACAGCATCTTTAAGTGTAGAATCTGGATGCACATCTGTTAACACCTCAATGATCGTGCCAGTGTGGTTGTCCTCACAAAATGACCCAGTTTCTGAGAAACTTGTCTATGCTCTGTTAGACACACAAAGTGACACTGTCTTCATTGAATATGCAGTAAGTCAAGGTCTAAAGGTTGATTCATGCCCAGTGACACTTAAGCTCACTACTATGATTGGGAAGGATTCATTGATATCTAGTGAACGAGTTTCTGGTCTTAGAGTCAGAGGCTTCAATTCCCCAATAGTTCTAGAGCTACCCCCTGCATACACTAAGGAATGTATCCCTGTGGACCGCGCACACATCCCTACAAGTGAGACTGCCAGGTGTTGGAAACATCTTGCTCCTTTAACAGACATAATTCCCCCACTTCAAGATTGTGAGGTTGGTCTATTAATAGGATATAATTGTTCTAGAGCTTTAGCGCCCAGAGAAGTGATTCTTGGAGCAGACAACGAGCCATATGCTGTTCGCACAGATCTCGGATGGAGCATTGTGGGCCCTTCCTCGACACATCATGAGACACAAAGTGTAAGCATATGTCACAGAGTATCAATTAAGGAAATTCCTTCTGTAACGCCAGCTGATGTGATCAAAGTGCTGGAGTCAGATTTCAAGAGTACTGAAGAAAACACAAGAGTGGTGTCTCAAGAGGACATTATGTTCTTGAATAAACTGGAAGAAAAAATCAGAATGAACAAGGACAGCCACTTGGAAATGCCCCTTCCATTCAAGAAAAGACCCTGTCTTCCAGATAATGAGCCTCTTGCTGTCATAAGACTTCAACATCTAAAGAGTAAATTAATGAAGGACCAGGAGTACAGAGAGCATTACGTGAAGTTCATGGAAGAAGTAATAGGGAACGGTGAAGCTGAAAGAGTCATTgatgaaggaaggaagggagAAAAATGGTACATCCCTCATCATGGAGTATATCACTCAAAGAAGCCAGGTAAACTGCGAGTGGTTTTCGACTGCTCTGCCAGATACAAGGGAACCAGCTTGAACGATCATCTTCTTACAGGCCCTGACCTGATGAACAGCCTGACTGGCATTCTTTTGCGGTTTAGACAGTATCCAGTGGCCTTAATGTGTGATATTGAGAGGATGTTCCACCAGTTCCATGTTGACAAAGCAGATCGAGATTATTTACGATTTCTTTGGTGGAGAAATGGAGATTTCGACTCACAGCCTCAAACATTCCGTATGAGAGTACATCTGTTTGGTGCCTCGTCGTCCCCTGGGTGCGCAAACTACGGACTAAAACATCTTGCGAGAGAAGGTGAACATCTGTACCCCCTTGGTTCGCAATTCATTATGCGAGATTTCTACATGGATGATGGAGTCTCCAGCACTGAAAGTGCAGAGAAGGCCATCCAGTTGGCTCAAGAAGCTCGCCAGCTTTGTGCACTAGGAGGTTTAAGGTTGCATAAGTTTGTGTCTAACGATAGGGCAGTTTTGGAGAGCATGCCACCCTCTGAGTGTGCTGTAGATGTTACAGCTGTCAATCTTTCCCTCACTGACCAGCCTTTGGAAAGAGCCTTGGGCATTTACTGGCATCTGGAACAGGATAACTTCAGATTTCGTGTCAATCTAAAGGACCAGCCAGCAACCCGTAGAGGCATACTGTCTACAGTGGCCTCGTTATTCGACCCCTTGGGGTTTCTTGCGCCATTCTTGCTCAAAGGAAAGGCTGTTCTTCAAGAAATGTGCAGAAATGGCATGGGCTGGGATGATCCTTTACCTGATGGTTTGCAGCCAAGGTGGGAGCAGTGGAAGGCTGATCTTGTTAACTTAGATAAGATCGAGGTGCCTCGTTGTATTGTGCCTGCTGGGTTTGGGAGAATCACAACAAGAGAGATTCATCACTTCTCGGATGCTAGCACGAGAGGATATGGCCAGTGCTCATACCTTAGGCTTGAGAACGAACAAGGTGACATCCATTGTTCTTTGCTCATGGCAAAATCTAGAGTAGCCCCACTTAAGGTCACAACAATCCCTCGGTTAGAGTTGACTGCTGCGGTTGTGTCAGTTGCTGTGAATGATATGCTTAAGGAAGAAATGAACCTTGCAGATGCAGAGGCATATTTCTGGACTGACTCTCAAGTGGTGTTAGGCTACATAAACAACGAAGCTCGCCGCTTCCATACGTTCGTTGCAAATCGAGTTCAGAGAATTCATCGCAGTACAACTCCTGAACAGTGGCGATACATTTCCTCTGATGAAAATCCAGCCGACTATGCATCACGAGGTATGAGTGTTAATGATCTGGTTACTTCCAGCTGGTTCAGAGGACCGAATGTCTTGTGGGAAAGGCAAATACCTCCGCCTGTGGATGTGAACACACAACTTCCTATTGGAGATCCAGAGGTCAAGAAGGCTCAGTCACTGAACACCCAAACAGTACAGTATTCCTGCTTATCCAACCGTCTCATAAAGTTGTCCTCATGGTCCAAAGTCATTCAGGCAGTAGCACGTCTAATTCGTAGAGTCAGGAAGGACAAATCAAGTGACCACAGTACCGTGGCAGAACGTGAGAATGCAAAGTGCATTATCATTAAGGATTTACAGAATCAGATGTATGCAGAAGAAATAGCCTTACTCCGTAAGGGCAAGCAACTCCCACACAGCAACAGGCTATACAATCTAGACGCCTTTGTCGACCATGACGGATTGCTCAAGGTGGGAGGAAGACTTTGCAATGCTTCTCTCTCTAACTCAGTTAAACATCCAGTGATAATTCCAAAGGAACACCATCTTACAAAACTTCTGATCGCTGATTGTCATGAAAAAACTGAGCATCAAGGAAAGGGCTTGACTATAAATGAGATCAGATCAAGAGGATTTTGGATAACAGGAGTAAATAGGACTGTAGCCTCCTTTGTACGACAGTGTGTGAGATGTCGCAAGTTGCGCAGGCCCACAGAAGAGCAAAAAATGGCTAACCTGCCCTCCGAGCGTATAGATCCATCTCCTCCATTCACGTACTGCGGAATGGATGTTTTTGGCCCTTTTAATACCAGACAAGGTCGTAAATCATTCAAGAGGTATGGACTTCTCTTTACCTGTTTCTGTTGCAGAGCCATCCATATTGAGATGCTGGATGACATGTCCACGGATACGTTTATCAATGGCCTGCGTTGTTTCATCGCTATCAGAGGATCAGTCCGTCAAATAAGGTGCGACCAAGGCAGTAATTTCATTGGCGCCAAAAATGAGTTTGCTAAGGCCATGAAAGAGATTGACACCAACCGTCTGGTAACATTCTTAGCAGAAAAACAATGTGACTTTGTCTTTAACGCACCCCACTCAAGTCACACAGGAGGAGTTTGGGAGAGACAGATTAGAACTGTGAGAAATGTTCTACATTCCATTCTGTCCCTATCTTCTGGAAGGCTTGATGATTCTTCCCTTCGGACCTTCTTCTACGAAGCAATGGCAATTGTAAATAGCCGACCGCTCACAGTAGACAATCTGAATGATCCTAAAAGTCCTGAACCCCTTACCCCAAATCACCTTCTCACACTGAAAACTACCCAAGCCTTACCACCTCCTGGCAAGTTTGTCAGAGAAGATATATATGCTCGCAAGAGATGGCGACATGTCCAATACTTAGCTGAGCAATTTTGGGGCCGTTGGCAGAAGGAATATGTGTCTAACATTGCAACAAGACAATGCTGGCTTACACCAAGAAGGAACATGCAAGTTGGGGATATAGTTCTGGAGAAGGCAGACGATCTGCCCAGGAATGAGTGGCGTTTGGCAGAAGTTATTGAGACTGTCGTTGACAAGGATGGTTTGGTGAGAAGAGTGAAGATACGTTTTGGTGACAGAAAACTGGGGAAGGATGGTAAACGTCTGCACAAGCCATCAATAGTTGAGCGGCCAGTGCAGAAGCTGGTCCTGTTGCTGGAAGCAGCTTAA